The sequence AGCTGAATAAAACTCTCACTTTCGTTTTTAGCCAACAAATTGATGTGTTGTCTGACTACGAAGGACAACCTGATTGCTACCTATCTTTGAATTTATCGGTACTGCCAGAACTGCGTGAGCAATCGAATATCACCAAACTGATCAAGCAAGATAAGCTGATCTTAGAAGGTGATATTCAACTGGCTCAGAAATTTGCTCAGCTAATGACAGACTGCAAGCCTGACTTGGAAGAGTGGCTATCGCGCGTGACGGGCGATGTGGTTGCTCATACCTTGGTACAAGGCGTTAAGAATGTTGGTGGCCTTGTTGCTAAACAAGCCACTAAGCATCAAAACCATCTCGCTCAGGTATTAACTGAAGAGTGGAAGATTGCACCAGCGGCCTTAGAAGTTGTACATTTTTGCGATCAGGTTGATGACGTGAAAAGCTCAGCTGCACGTCTTGAAGCTAAATTGAACGCTCTGTTGGAGAAAGCATGACCCCAACAGAACTGAAACGTCTTTATCATATTATCAAGGTACAGTTGGAATACGGCCTTGATGAATTGATGCCTGAGCACCAGTTGACCAAAGCCCCTTTGTTGGCACGAAAGTCTCTGTTTTGGCTCAAGAATAAACATCAAGATAAAGAGTTAGGTCACCGCTTGCGTTTAGCGTTGCAAGAATTAGGGCCTGTTTGGATTAAGTTTGGTCAGATGATGTCAACGCGTCGCGACCTATTTCCTCCTCATATCGCTGATCAGCTGGCGCTATTGCAAGACCAAGTGGCGCCATTTGATGGTCAATTGGCTAAGCGAGATATGGAAAAAGCCCTCGGTGGTAGCCTAGATAACTGGTTTACCGACTTTGATATCGAGCCACTGGCTTCAGCTTCTATCGCTCAGGTGCATACTGCGAAACTCAAAGAGAACGGTCGTGAGATTGTTCTTAAGGTAATTCGCCCTGATATTCGCCCGGTGATTGATGCAGATCTAAAACTGATGCACCGAATGGCGCGTATAGTCGCTAAGTCGCTTCCTGAAGCACGTCGTTTGAAACCTGTTGAGGTAGTTCACGAGTACGAGAAAACGTTACTGGATGAACTAGACCTGCGCCGCGAGGCAGCGAATGCGATTCAACTACGACGTAATTTTGAAGGCAGCGAAGAGCTGTATGTACCAGAGGTTATTCCTGATTTAAGCAGTGAAACCTTGATGGTGTCAGAGCGCATCTATGGTATTCAAGTTTCAGATATTGAAACGCTGAACGCCAACGGCACTAACATGAAATTGCTGGCTGAACGTGGTGTGACGGTATTCTTCACCCAAGTGTTCCGCGACAGCTTTTTCCATGCAGACATGCACCCGGGCAACGTATTCGTTAACCCAGAAAATCCAGATAACCCGCAGTGGATTGGCTTGGATTGTGGCATTGTCGGCACGCTTAATAGCGAAGATAAGCGTTATTTAGCCGAAAACCTGCTGGCTTTCTTTAATCGAGATTACCGAAAAGTCGCCGAGCTTCACGTTGATTCGGGGTGGGTTCCACACGATACCAACGTCAACGATTTCGAATTCGCGATTCGCATGGTGTGTGAGCCGATTTTTGCAAAACCACTTGGCGAGATCTCATTTGGCCATGTGTTGCTAAACTTATTTAATACAGCAAGACGTTTCAACATGGAGGTTCAACCTCAGTTGGTGCTTCTGCAGAAGACCTTGTTGTATGTGGAAGGCCTAGGCCGCCAGTTGTATCCGCAACTTGATTTGTGGGCAACGGCTAAACCTTTCCTTGAAACCTGGATGATGAATCAGGTGGGGCCGCAAGCTGTGATTAACGCAGTAAAAGAGCGCGCGCCATTCTGGGCAGAAAAACTGCCAGAGCTGCCAGAGTTACTTTATGACAGCTTGCGCCAAGGTAAAGCGATGAACCACAGAATGGATCAGCTTTATCAAGGCTATAGAGATAGTAAGCGTCAGCAAGCAACTGGAAAGTTTTTGTTTGGCGTTGGAGCAACTTTAGTCGTATGCTCCGCAATATTAGTTTCAAGCCCTTATGAGCAGCTATCTATGGGCTGTGGCATCGCAGGTGTCACATTTTGGCTGCTAAGTTGGCGAGCTTACCGTCGTTAGACAGTAGACTTCCTTAATATTTTTTATGTGTAGACAGACCCGAGGACAATGACAATGGGTGGTATCAGTATTTGGCAACTTCTAATCATTGCTGTAATTGTAATTTTGCTATTCGGAACGAAGAAGCTGCGCGGCATGGGCGGTGACTTAGGTTCAGCGGTTAAAGGCTTCAAAAAAGCAATGAGCGATGAAGATAAGCCTGCAGATAAGAAAGATGCAGACTTTGAACCAAAGAATATTGAACAGCAGAAGAAAGAAGCTAGCGCTGAAACAACTGCTGAAACAAAGAAAGACAAAGAGCAGGCGTAAATCGTGTTTGATATCGGTTTTTGGGAACTGGTATTAATATCTGTCGTTGGGTTAGTGGTTTTAGGGCCTGAGCGTTTGCCCGTTGCAATTCGCAGTATCTCCAAGTTTGTTGGGCAAGCGAAAAGCATGGCAAATAGTGTGAAAGATGAACTTTCTCATGAGCTTAAGGTGCAAGAACTGCAAGAAAACCTACGCAAGGCGGAAAAAATGGGTATGGAAGATTTATCTCCAGACCTAAAAGCGTCAGTCGATGAACTCAAGCAGGCCGCTGCTGAGGTTCAACGTCCGTATGCTAAGCCTGAGTCTGATAAGCCAAGTGAGACTAAACCTAGTGTCACGGAAACTGTTGAATCTGAAACCATTCAGGTCAACAGAGAAGCTTCAGCACCGTCAGATAAGAAAGCCGAATAGTCTCGCAAGGAGGAGTCGCCGGATACTTGAGTCGCTAGATGTTTAAGTCGATAGCTATTCAAGTAGATATCAATTCAAGTGGATACCAATTCAACTGGATAGATAGGTGTGCGGCTCCTTTTCGATCTTCCTGTTTAAGAGGTTTGACATGTCTTCGACTGAGCAGACACAGCCTTTAATTAGCCATCTTCTAGAACTGCGTAATCGCTTACTACGTGCGATTGTTGCGGTTCTGGTGGTGTTTGTTGGGCTAATTTATTTCGCTAATGATATTTATGAGTTCGTCTCTGCACCTTTGGTAGATCGCTTACCTGAAGGCGCGACGATGATCGCAACCGATGTTGCTTCGCCATTTTTCACACCTTTAAAACTGACCTTGATCGCGTCTATATTCCTCGCGGTTCCGTTCATTTTGTATCAGGTGTGGGCTTTTGTCGCTCCGGGCTTATACAAGCATGAGAAGCGCTTGATCATGCCGTTATTGGCTTCAAGTTCATTGCTGTTTTACTGTGGAGTGGCGTTCGCTTACTTCATTGTATTCCCGTTGGTATTTGGCTTTTTTACCGCCATATCATTAGGAGGAGTAGAGTTCGCGACCGACATATCGAGTTACCTTGACTTTGTACTCGCGTTGTTCTTTGCCTTTGGTATTGCTTTTGAAGTGCCAGTCGCGATTATCTTGCTATGTTGGACGGGTGCAACGACACCTAAGGAACTGGCAGAGAAGCGTCCTTACATTGTTGTGGGTGCGTTTATTGTCGGCATGATGCTAACGCCGCCTGATATGATCTCGCAGACACTGTTGGCGATTCCAATGTGTATTCTGTTTGAGATTGGCCTGTTCTTCGCGCGTTTCTATGTGCGCAAACCAGATGCCGATGAAGAGGAAGAAACTGAATCTTAATTCGCAAAGTGCTGTAAGAGCATAAGCGTGAGAGTCCTTCAGCAAAAATCACATAATAAAAAAGCGGCCTTGGGCCGCTTTTTTATTATGTCTGTTTATCGAATCTTTAACTGATAGCCACAGTTCTGACATATATAGAGCTCTTTAATTCCTAATATTTTATGCCATAGAGTTCGATGTTGACGTTGTAAGTGTTGTGAATGGTCACACATAATCAGCTACCTCCATATGCAGGTGATTGATAGTATACACATCACTTTGTTTTAACAAATAAATAGGCTATAAATTCATAAAATTAAGTTATTAATAGTTTTATCATAAATTAAACAATGACTTAGCATTTGTGGTGGTTATGATTTCGACTTCTTCAAGGGTAATTCCGCGCAGTTCAGCGATGCGTTTTGCGACCAATTCTGTGTACGCGGGCTCATTACGTTTACCTCGATTTGGCGCTGGCGCTAAATAAGGGCAGTCTGTTTCGAGAATGACGTAATTCATATCCAGGTGTGGAATCACCTTATCCATCCCTGAATTCTTAAAGGTCGATACGCCACCTAAACCTAGGTGAAAGCCGAGCGCGTTGATCGCTTGAGCTTCCTCTAAGCTGCTGCCAAAACAATGGAACACACCACGTAAGCTGCCATCTTGTTCTTGGCGAAGCAGGGCAAGTGTCTCTTCAATAGAATCACGCGTGTGGATCACGACAGGTAGGTCTAGATCTTTTGCCCACTGCAGTTGAGTCACAAACGCCATCTCTTGTTCGGCCTTAAAGGTTTTGTCCCAGTACAGGTCGATACCGATTTCACCCACGGCGATAAAATCATGCTTACCAAACCAAGCTCGAATGGTTTTCAAGGTCTGCTCGATATTCGCATCCACATAGCAAGGGTGTAAGCCCATCATTGAACGACACACCTCAGGGAATTGTGCTTCCGTCGCTAACATGGGTTCGATAGATTCTAAATCGATGTTAGGTAATAGAATCGTATCAATACCTTGGGCAAGTGCGCGCTGCACCACCTGTTCGCGGTCTTCGTCGAATTCACTCGCGTAAATATGGGCATGGGTGTCGATCATTATTTTGTCCTGAAAGCGGTCTGTACTGAGTTGTCATGAGTATACGGCAGTGTGAGGAGAAGGTCATTTTTTGCCATTTCTCCCTTTTTTTGAATGGGTTTTTCGCTTTACTGCTAGCGTCCTGAGCCATCAGTGATATGCTTTTGCCAGTATTTAGCACTTTTCATATCTAAGCATTTTGGTGTTTAGACTAGGCAAGGAGAATCTAGTGTCTGTTTCAATTCAAGGTCAATTCCCAGGTCGTCGTATGCGTCGTATGCGTAAACATGACTTTAGCCGTCGCTTAATGGCAGAAAATCAATTGTCTGTAGATGACCTAATCTACCCAATGTTTATCTTGATGGGTAAAGAGCGCCGTGAGCCTGTAGAGTCAATGCCAGGTGTTGAGCGTCTGTCTATCGACCTTATGCTTGAGGAAGCGGATTACCTGTCAAAATTGGGTGTTCCTGCGATTGCTTTGTTTCCGGTAGTGAACCAAGATGCGAAAAGCTTATGTGCCGCTGAAGCTCATAACTCTGAAGGTTTGGTGCAACGTGCAGTGCGCTTACTCAAAGAACACGTGCCAAATATGGGCGTTATTACTGATGTAGCACTCGACCCGTTCACCACTCATGGTCAAGACGGCATCATCGATGAAGATGGCTATGTGATGAATGACGAGACGACTGAAGTCTTGATCAAGCAGGCTCTGTCTCATGCTGAAGCGGGCGCAGATGTCGTTGCACCATCAGATATGATGGACGGTCGTATTGGTAAGATCCGTGAAGCCCTAGAAGAAGCGGGTCATATTCATACCCAAATCATGGCTTACTCTGCGAAATACGCATCGTGCTACTACGGTCCGTTCCGTGATGCGGTCGGCAGTGCTTCGAACCTGAAAGGTGGTAACAAGAAGAACTACCAGATGGATCCAGCAAACAGCGATGAAGCGATTCACGAAGTGGCCATGGATCTTAATGAAGGTGCGGACATGGTGATGGTTAAGCCAGGCATGCCTTACCTAGACATCGTGCGCCGTGTTAAGCATGAGCTGCAAGCGCCGACTTTCGCTTACCAAGTGTCTGGCGAATATGCGATGCATAAAGCTGCGATCCAAAATGGGTGGCTGAAAGAGCGCGAAACCGTAATGGAATCACTGTTGTGCTTTAAGCGTGCTGGTGCTGATGGCATCCTGACGTACTTCGCTAAAGATGTCGCAGAGTGGCTTGCTGAAGATAACGCGCAAGCTGCTGAGCACCTGCAAGGCAAGTAAGTATCAAGCAAAACATATGATCACCAAAGGGTTGGCCGTTGTGCCAACCCTTTTGTTTTATGAGGATGAAACAAGATGTCTGTCATTGTGCGTGAAGGCTCATTAGAAGAGGTGGTTTCTGTTGTTGAACAGATTACCGAGTTTGCCAAAAAAGAGAGTGTAGCGTCTTTATCGGAGCGATTAGCGGGTAAAACAAGCCTGATCCTCGTTGCTGAAGAAGCCGGTGTGTTACAGGGCTTTAAGATCGGTTATGAATTGGATGAAAACACATTTTATAGTTGGTTTGGTGGTGTTTCATCATTGGCGAGAAACAAGGGTGTGGCGCAAGCGCAACTTGATGTTCAAGAACAGTGGGTGAAGCAACAGGGCTATCAACAACTGAAAGTGAAATCTCGTAATCAGTTTCCAGCCATGCTGCGTTTGTTATTGAGAAATGGTTACCTAATTGAAAAATTAGAAGAAAAAGAAGACATTAATGCCCATAGAATTCATTTTTTGAAGCAAATTTGAGCACTGTTGTTAACGGCCTATAAATTAAATGAGATTTATTATCATTTAAGTGTTGACTATTAAATGAGAATCATTATTATTAACTTTGTCTTAGGGAATGAGGAAATGTTCACAAGGATGTTAAGTACTCAAGTATCTACTTGGCTACCCAACAGAATTCTCGCGAACTTGTACTAAGTTCTTTTTGACACGACATTGCTCACATTGCTTCCAGTGTAATTTATAGCTTTTAGGTAAAGCTGTGATATTCAATTTGAATAGCTTTACCGGTTTTTGCTAGGCGACATCTTCGGGTGTCGCTTTTTTTATATCTCAATTTCAACAAGATGCATATTTAGTGGCACGTATTTTTATGAATAAAACGCCATCAGCATTCTTTTCCACAATCCAAGATCGAGAAAAGATCGTTGATCATATGTTCGATCTGTAAATTAGTTCTTTATTTTCATGTGTTTATATGTGTTTTTTGCTTGGCTTAGTCGAGTTCTCAACAGGGTGGATAAATAATATAAACAGAGTTATCCACAGATGGACCTTGTCGCGGAACAAAAAATAACAATAAATTGATTACAACGAACACAATCGAGTCAACGGATAAGGATCGACAACGTAGAATCCAATTAGCAGACGTGGCATCCTTAACAGATTATTTCTGTACTTACTGGATACACAAACATTATGGCTCGTATTCCTGATAATCCATTGATCCTGATCGATGGCTCTTCTTACCTATATCGCGCGTTCCATGCTTACCCTGGCACCATGAGTAATGGTGATATCCCAACCAATGCTGTTTATGGCGTGGTTAACATGCTGCGCAGCATGATGCGTCAATTTGCTTCTGATCGTATTGCGGTTATTTTTGATGCGAAAGGGAAAACGTTCCGTGATGATATGTACCCAGAGTACAAAGCAAACCGTCCACCGATGCCTGATGATCTTCGTTGTCAGATCGAGCCACTGCACAACGTAATTCGTGCAATGGGTCTACCGCTTATCTCCATCCCTGGGGTAGAAGCCGATGACGTGATTGGTACGCTGGCTTCTCAAGCTTCCGCGATGGGCATGCCTGTTCTTATCAGCACTGGCGATAAAGATATGGCCCAACTGGTTGATGAGAACGTTACTTTGATCAATACCATGACTAATGTCGTGATGGATCGTGAAGGCGTTATCGAGAAGTTTGGTATCCCACCAGAGTTGATCATCGATTACCTTGCTCTAATGGGCGATAAAGTCGATAACATCCCAGGTGTTCCGGGTGTGGGTGATAAGACAGCAACGGCATTACTGCAAGGTATTGGTAGCATCGAAAAGCTGTATCAAAACCTTGATGATATTGCGGCGCTTGGTTTCCGTGGTTCGAAGACGATGGCTAAGAAGCTGGCTGATAATAAAGCCAATGCTGACATGTCTTACGAACTTGCGACGATTAAACTCGATGTTGAATTAGAAGACACGCCAGAGTCTCTTGTTAAAGCACAACCAAATACTGATGAACTCATTAAGCTATATGGTCAACTGGTCTTCAAATCTTGGCTGAACGAGCTACTTGAAGGTGGCAGTGGCGTAGTTGAAGCGGATGAGAAATCTGGCTCGGTACGCAGCAGCACGACATCAACCACTTCTACTGTAGAAATGAATACCTCTGCAGTGACGATTGACCGTAGTAACTATGAAACGATTCTAGATGAAGCGTCATTCAATGTATGGCTAGAGAAGCTCAAAGCCGCAGACGTGTTTGCCTTTGATACCGAGACTGACAGCCTAGATTACATGGTCGCTAACCTTGTGGGTCTATCATTCGCAACCGAAGAAGGCGTAGCCGCTTACATGCCTGTCGCTCATGATTACTTAGACGCACCACAACAATTGGATCGCGATTGGGTGCTTGAGCAGCTGAAACCGATTCTAGAAGATGATGCACAAGCGAAAGTGGGTCAAAACCTGAAGTACGATATGAGTGTGTTAGCGCGCTACGGTATCGAGATGAAGGGCATTAAGTTCGATACCATGTTGGCGTCATACGTTTTCAATAGCGTAGGTGGCAAGCATGACATGGACAGCCTGGCGCTGCGTTTCCTACAACACAGCTGCATCTCATTTGAGCAAATTGCAGGTAAAGGTAAGAAGCAACTGACTTTCAACCAGATTGAGCTGGGTGAAGCTTCTCCATATGCTGCGGAAGATGCTGACGTGACTTTACGTCTTCATAACCGCCTGATGGAAAACATCGAGAAAGATGAAAAGCTAAAATCGATCTATGAAGAGATCGAGGTACCGCTAATTCCTGTGATGTCTCGTATTGAGCGCACCGGTGTATTCATCGACGACATGTTGTTGGGCGCTCAATCGCAAGAGATTGCGGTTCGTCTTGATGAGCTAGAACAGAAAGCTTACGAGATTGCAGAGCAAGAGTTCAACATGAACTCGCCAAAACAGCTGCAAGCGATCTTGTTCGAAAAGATGGGTCTGCCTGTTATTAAGAAAACGCCTTCTGGTGCCGCTTCGACTAACGAAGAAGTGTTGCAAGAGTTAGCGTTGGACTACCCATTGCCTAAGTTGATCATTGAGTATCGTGGCCTAGCGAAACTGAAGTCGACTTACACCGATAAACTGCCGAAGATGATCAATGCGGAAACGGGTCGTGTTCATACGTCTTACCATCAAGCCGTGACCGCGACGGGCCGTTTGTCTTCGACCGATCCAAACCTACAGAACATCCCAATTCGTAATGAAGAAGGTCGTCGTATCCGCCAAGCATTCGTTGCACAACATGGTTGGAAGATCCTCGCGGTCGATTACTCTCAAATTGAATTGCGTATCATGGCGCACCTATCGGGTGATAAAGCGTTACTGGAAGCATTCCAACAAGGCAAAGATATCCACGCGGTAACCGCTGCTGAGATCATTGGCGTTGATATTGAGAGTGTGACCACTGAACAACGTCGTCGTGCTAAGGCTGTTAACTTTGGTCTTATCTATGGCATGAGTGCCTTTGGTTTGGCTAAGCAGCTGGGCATTCCTCGTGGTGAAGCACAGCATTACATGGATACTTACTTCGAACGCTATCCTGGCGTAATGCAGTACATGGAAGACACTCGTAGCGCTGCTTCAGAGCAAGGCTTTGTTGAAACCATTTACGGTCGTCGTTTGCATCTTCCTGAAATCCAATCTCGTAATGGCATGCGTCGTAAAGCCGCTGAGCGTGCGGCGATCAATGCGCCAATGCAAGGTACGGCGGCAGACATCATCAAGAAAGCGATGTTGTTAGTGGATGAGTGGATCCAAGCAGAAGGCGATGGTCGTGTGAAGCTATTGATGCAAGTACACGATGAATTGGTATTTGAAGTTCAAGAGTCAGCTTTAGCCGAAATTGAAAGTAAAGTACAACAATTGATGGAGTCAGCTGCTGATCTAGAAGTACCGTTAGTCGCGGAAGCAGGCCACGGTGACAATTGGGATCAAGCCCACTAATCAGTTTTCGACCTTATTGACTAAATTAGTATGAGCCAGTGCACAAACACTGGCTTTTTTTTGTCTCGAATAAAGTTGAGTCGTAGAAAGGGTTTAGGTGTTTTAATAAAACATTCATGAAAAAAAACTACAAAAATTGTTTTCATTTCTGAGCAATTGTTGTACATTAAATCTCGTAGGGTACAGAGGTAAGATGTTCTATCTTTCAGACCTTTTGTTTCACGTTATTGGATTAGGCTGATTCAGCCGCCCCAGCCAGCATTTGGCTGGGGCGTTTTTTCTTGTGCGAAAGAAAAATATTTCCAACCTATAATTCCCTCGTTAATCGGCTTCTTTTTAGTACCTTTTCTCTTCTTCTCGAAACTTTCTCTCTATCACTTGATTTGTCTTAAATCTGGAATTTGATCAGCAATTGGTAATTTAAATCCGTCTTTAAGTGGTTTGTTTTATTCTTGGAAATAACTTTTATTTTACAAGTTACTCATAATGCATTGATCACTTACGTCTTATTTATCAGTGCATTGAGTGGGTGAATGCTCAATGTAATCCATGATTTCTTGTTGTTTTTCGGTACTGAATTTCAGTGCTTCGGCTGTGATCTGTATTGAGTGCGCCATGGAAGAGATGTTATGGGTCGCTTTCACCAAGGTTTGCTGCATGGGTTTAAGGATAAGTAGATAGATAGCGGTCAACGCGATAACAATGACCGTGATCACCGCCGCCAACGCAATAATGATTTTAGTTTGGATGTCATCTAGCAGTAATTGACTGGTTTTCTTAAAGGCGATTCGAGAATTGTCTAAGGCTTGCGGCAGTTGGTTGAGGGATGTTTTGGTTGAACTGGCGAGCTTATTAATGCTCTCAACAGTTTGATTTAATGCTTGCTGCTGGTCATCGCTGAGGTTGGGGTTGTTGACGATGGCTTGCAACGATTGTGATATCACCTCGAGAGATTCACTTGCCTCCTGAGCGTACTTCTCCATGCCGTCGAGATCTAAGGTCATATCAACATTGACCAGAGCGGCCTCGGTCTTGGGCTGTTCCGCTTCAGACGTTGCACCGGAAAATGAGATTAATATAAGCGCGATGGTCGCCAAGGGTTTTTTCCACATGAGTATTCCTTTCTCACTGTTCTGTTTGTCAAAGGTTGTCTTTTAGTATGGTTCACTTCTCTCACTTCTAACTGATTAATCTTGTCTTTAACTCTCAAGATCTAGGTTTAACTCACTAATTTGTGGGTAAAAAATACCCCACCTATAAAAGGCAGGGTATTGATAAGGCTAAATCACGGGTTGTCGTCAGTGCTTTAACCTCTAATTATAGATAAAGCTCTATATAGAGAAACTACTCTGAGTCGTTTTGCTCTTCGTCAGCTAACTCATCAATGATTTGATCGGCAAATACCGGAGCAAACCACTCATCCATCTTGGCACGCAGTTGGTCAACGCCGATGCCCTTCATTGAAGAGAAGACATCAACCGCAACATCACCACCGAAAGATTTCGCATCGTTACGGATTTTCAGTAGCTGTGCTTTACGCGCGCCACTCTTCAGTTTGTCTGCTTTTGTTAACAAAACCTGTACTGGGATGCGGCTATCGATAGCCCAGTAGATCATTTGTTGGTCAAGGTCCTTCATTGGGTGACGGATATCCATCAATACCACTAAACCTTTTAGGCTTTCACGTCGTTGTAGGTATTCACCTAGCGACTTCTGCCATTTTTTCTTCATCTCAAGCGGTACTTGAGCGAAGCCATATCCAGGCAAATCGACAATATGACAGCCGTCGGTAACCTTAAATAGGTTAATTAGCTGAGTTCGACCTGGGGTTTTACTGGTTTTCGCCAAGCTTT is a genomic window of Vibrio sp. FE10 containing:
- a CDS encoding ubiquinone biosynthesis accessory factor UbiJ encodes the protein MPFDPLVTAVIETSLNTLVNDDPALVRRLSRLKGQIIQVNLKELNKTLTFVFSQQIDVLSDYEGQPDCYLSLNLSVLPELREQSNITKLIKQDKLILEGDIQLAQKFAQLMTDCKPDLEEWLSRVTGDVVAHTLVQGVKNVGGLVAKQATKHQNHLAQVLTEEWKIAPAALEVVHFCDQVDDVKSSAARLEAKLNALLEKA
- a CDS encoding TatD family hydrolase, with product MIDTHAHIYASEFDEDREQVVQRALAQGIDTILLPNIDLESIEPMLATEAQFPEVCRSMMGLHPCYVDANIEQTLKTIRAWFGKHDFIAVGEIGIDLYWDKTFKAEQEMAFVTQLQWAKDLDLPVVIHTRDSIEETLALLRQEQDGSLRGVFHCFGSSLEEAQAINALGFHLGLGGVSTFKNSGMDKVIPHLDMNYVILETDCPYLAPAPNRGKRNEPAYTELVAKRIAELRGITLEEVEIITTTNAKSLFNL
- the ubiB gene encoding ubiquinone biosynthesis regulatory protein kinase UbiB, which gives rise to MTPTELKRLYHIIKVQLEYGLDELMPEHQLTKAPLLARKSLFWLKNKHQDKELGHRLRLALQELGPVWIKFGQMMSTRRDLFPPHIADQLALLQDQVAPFDGQLAKRDMEKALGGSLDNWFTDFDIEPLASASIAQVHTAKLKENGREIVLKVIRPDIRPVIDADLKLMHRMARIVAKSLPEARRLKPVEVVHEYEKTLLDELDLRREAANAIQLRRNFEGSEELYVPEVIPDLSSETLMVSERIYGIQVSDIETLNANGTNMKLLAERGVTVFFTQVFRDSFFHADMHPGNVFVNPENPDNPQWIGLDCGIVGTLNSEDKRYLAENLLAFFNRDYRKVAELHVDSGWVPHDTNVNDFEFAIRMVCEPIFAKPLGEISFGHVLLNLFNTARRFNMEVQPQLVLLQKTLLYVEGLGRQLYPQLDLWATAKPFLETWMMNQVGPQAVINAVKERAPFWAEKLPELPELLYDSLRQGKAMNHRMDQLYQGYRDSKRQQATGKFLFGVGATLVVCSAILVSSPYEQLSMGCGIAGVTFWLLSWRAYRR
- the tatC gene encoding twin-arginine translocase subunit TatC; the protein is MSSTEQTQPLISHLLELRNRLLRAIVAVLVVFVGLIYFANDIYEFVSAPLVDRLPEGATMIATDVASPFFTPLKLTLIASIFLAVPFILYQVWAFVAPGLYKHEKRLIMPLLASSSLLFYCGVAFAYFIVFPLVFGFFTAISLGGVEFATDISSYLDFVLALFFAFGIAFEVPVAIILLCWTGATTPKELAEKRPYIVVGAFIVGMMLTPPDMISQTLLAIPMCILFEIGLFFARFYVRKPDADEEEETES
- the hemB gene encoding porphobilinogen synthase, yielding MSVSIQGQFPGRRMRRMRKHDFSRRLMAENQLSVDDLIYPMFILMGKERREPVESMPGVERLSIDLMLEEADYLSKLGVPAIALFPVVNQDAKSLCAAEAHNSEGLVQRAVRLLKEHVPNMGVITDVALDPFTTHGQDGIIDEDGYVMNDETTEVLIKQALSHAEAGADVVAPSDMMDGRIGKIREALEEAGHIHTQIMAYSAKYASCYYGPFRDAVGSASNLKGGNKKNYQMDPANSDEAIHEVAMDLNEGADMVMVKPGMPYLDIVRRVKHELQAPTFAYQVSGEYAMHKAAIQNGWLKERETVMESLLCFKRAGADGILTYFAKDVAEWLAEDNAQAAEHLQGK
- the yihA gene encoding ribosome biogenesis GTP-binding protein YihA/YsxC, producing MSVKIHYQNTHFITSAPDIRHLPEDEGIEIAFAGRSNAGKSSALNRVTNQKSLAKTSKTPGRTQLINLFKVTDGCHIVDLPGYGFAQVPLEMKKKWQKSLGEYLQRRESLKGLVVLMDIRHPMKDLDQQMIYWAIDSRIPVQVLLTKADKLKSGARKAQLLKIRNDAKSFGGDVAVDVFSSMKGIGVDQLRAKMDEWFAPVFADQIIDELADEEQNDSE
- the polA gene encoding DNA polymerase I produces the protein MARIPDNPLILIDGSSYLYRAFHAYPGTMSNGDIPTNAVYGVVNMLRSMMRQFASDRIAVIFDAKGKTFRDDMYPEYKANRPPMPDDLRCQIEPLHNVIRAMGLPLISIPGVEADDVIGTLASQASAMGMPVLISTGDKDMAQLVDENVTLINTMTNVVMDREGVIEKFGIPPELIIDYLALMGDKVDNIPGVPGVGDKTATALLQGIGSIEKLYQNLDDIAALGFRGSKTMAKKLADNKANADMSYELATIKLDVELEDTPESLVKAQPNTDELIKLYGQLVFKSWLNELLEGGSGVVEADEKSGSVRSSTTSTTSTVEMNTSAVTIDRSNYETILDEASFNVWLEKLKAADVFAFDTETDSLDYMVANLVGLSFATEEGVAAYMPVAHDYLDAPQQLDRDWVLEQLKPILEDDAQAKVGQNLKYDMSVLARYGIEMKGIKFDTMLASYVFNSVGGKHDMDSLALRFLQHSCISFEQIAGKGKKQLTFNQIELGEASPYAAEDADVTLRLHNRLMENIEKDEKLKSIYEEIEVPLIPVMSRIERTGVFIDDMLLGAQSQEIAVRLDELEQKAYEIAEQEFNMNSPKQLQAILFEKMGLPVIKKTPSGAASTNEEVLQELALDYPLPKLIIEYRGLAKLKSTYTDKLPKMINAETGRVHTSYHQAVTATGRLSSTDPNLQNIPIRNEEGRRIRQAFVAQHGWKILAVDYSQIELRIMAHLSGDKALLEAFQQGKDIHAVTAAEIIGVDIESVTTEQRRRAKAVNFGLIYGMSAFGLAKQLGIPRGEAQHYMDTYFERYPGVMQYMEDTRSAASEQGFVETIYGRRLHLPEIQSRNGMRRKAAERAAINAPMQGTAADIIKKAMLLVDEWIQAEGDGRVKLLMQVHDELVFEVQESALAEIESKVQQLMESAADLEVPLVAEAGHGDNWDQAH
- the tatB gene encoding Sec-independent protein translocase protein TatB translates to MFDIGFWELVLISVVGLVVLGPERLPVAIRSISKFVGQAKSMANSVKDELSHELKVQELQENLRKAEKMGMEDLSPDLKASVDELKQAAAEVQRPYAKPESDKPSETKPSVTETVESETIQVNREASAPSDKKAE
- a CDS encoding GTP-binding protein, whose translation is MWKKPLATIALILISFSGATSEAEQPKTEAALVNVDMTLDLDGMEKYAQEASESLEVISQSLQAIVNNPNLSDDQQQALNQTVESINKLASSTKTSLNQLPQALDNSRIAFKKTSQLLLDDIQTKIIIALAAVITVIVIALTAIYLLILKPMQQTLVKATHNISSMAHSIQITAEALKFSTEKQQEIMDYIEHSPTQCTDK
- the tatA gene encoding Sec-independent protein translocase subunit TatA, which gives rise to MGGISIWQLLIIAVIVILLFGTKKLRGMGGDLGSAVKGFKKAMSDEDKPADKKDADFEPKNIEQQKKEASAETTAETKKDKEQA
- a CDS encoding GNAT family N-acetyltransferase gives rise to the protein MSVIVREGSLEEVVSVVEQITEFAKKESVASLSERLAGKTSLILVAEEAGVLQGFKIGYELDENTFYSWFGGVSSLARNKGVAQAQLDVQEQWVKQQGYQQLKVKSRNQFPAMLRLLLRNGYLIEKLEEKEDINAHRIHFLKQI